One Capsicum annuum cultivar UCD-10X-F1 chromosome 2, UCD10Xv1.1, whole genome shotgun sequence genomic window carries:
- the LOC107861195 gene encoding peroxidase 19, which yields MSSFSTSSSTNFMFLYFFLNLPFSNSLLKSLPINATVRRAPRQLSVNYYAKSCPQVESLVGSVTSNMFKEAPASGPATIRLFFHDCFVEGCDGSILISSKAGSKELAEKDAEDNKDLAKEAYEGINKAKAMVESKCPGVVSCADILAIATRDFVHYVGGPYYQVKKGRWDGKISKASRVHQNLPQSNSTVDQLLKLFSSKGLTPNDLVVLSGAHSIGFAHCKQFVNRIYDYKGTKKPDPNMDPRLYKALKMTCPQFGGNVDIVAPFDVTTPFSFDNAYYGNLEAKLGLLASDQALSLDPRTKSLVQELAKDKHKFFQAFATAMDKLGSIGVKRGRKHGEFRKDCTMHHV from the exons ATGTCCTCTTTCTCTACTTCTTCTTCCACAAATTTTATGTTCCTCTACTTCTTCCTCAATTTACCCTTCTCCAATTCTCTGctcaagtccctacccatcaatGCAACCGTCCGACGGGCGCCTCGACAACTCTCTGTGAACTACTATGCCAAATCATGCCCTCAGGTTGAATCACTTGTTGGCTCTGTAACCTCCAACATGTTCAAAGAAGCCCCTGCCTCTGGCCCTGCCACCATTCGCCTATTCTTTCACGATTGCTTTGTTGAA GGGTGTGATGGGTCAATATTGATATCAAGTAAAGCAGGAAGCAAAGAGTTAGCAGAGAAAGATGCAGAAGATAACAAGGATTTAGCAAAGGAAGCATATGAGGGCATAAATAAAGCCAAAGCTATGGTGGAAAGCAAGTGTCCTGGTGTTGTTTCATGCGCAGACATTCTTGCCATTGCCACTAGAGATTTTGTCCACTAT GTTGGAGGACCCTATTATCAAGTGAAGAAAGGAAGATGGGATGGGAAGATATCGAAGGCATCAAGGGTGCACCAAAAtcttcctcaatcaaactcaacaGTGGACCAacttttgaaacttttttccTCTAAAGGGCTCACCCCAAATGACCTTGTGGTCCTCTCTGGTGCCCACTCAATAGGTTTTGCTCATTGCAAGCAATTTGTGAATAGAATTTATGACTATAAAGGTACCAAAAAACCTGACCCTAATATGGACCCAAGACTCTATAAGGCCCTCAAAATGACTTGTCCACAATTTGGTGGAAATGTTGATATTGTAGCACCATTTGATGTGACAACACCTTTCTCATTTGACAATGCTTATTATGGGAATTTGGAGGCAAAATTGGGATTGTTGGCTTCTGATCAAGCTTTGTCTTTGGACCCTAGGACTAAGTCATTGGTTCAAGAATTGGCAAAGGATAAACATAAGTTTTTTCAGGCTTTTGCCACTGCTATGGACAAATTGGGAAGTATTGGGGTGAAAAGGGGAAGAAAGCATGGGGAATTTAGAAAAGATTGCACTATGCATCATGTAtga
- the LOC107859322 gene encoding D-aminoacyl-tRNA deacylase, translated as MRAVVQRVASATVEVEGSIVSSIGPGLLVLLGLHESDLDADADYICRKVLNMRLFPNDETGKTWDHSVVQKNYEVLLVSQFTLYGILKGNKPDFHVAMPPEKAKPFYVSVVEKFQKAYKQDGVKDGIFGAKMKVNLVNDGPVTMHLDSAQPSK; from the exons ATGAGGGCCGTAGTCCAGCGTGTTGCTTCAGCGACTGTAGAG GTGGAAGGGAGTATTGTATCATCAATCGGCCCGGGCTTGCTCGTTCTCCTCGGTCTTCATGAATCAGACCTCGACGCCGATGCTGACTACAT ATGCAGGAAAGTGTTGAATATGAGGCTCTTCCCAAATGACGAAACTGGAAAGACATGGGATCACAGT GTAGTACAGAAGAATTATGAAGTTCTATTAG TGAGTCAGTTTACGCTATATGGGATTTTGAAGGGAAACAAGCCAGATTTTCATGTCGCAATGCCTCCTGAGAAAGCGAAACCATTCTATGTCTCTGTGGTTGAGAAATTCCAGAAAGCTTACAAACAGGATGGCGTCAAAg aTGGTATCTTTGGAGCAAAGATGAAG gtcaacttggtcaatgatGGTCCTGTCACGATGCATCTCGACTCAGCACAACCATCAAAATGA
- the LOC107859321 gene encoding negative regulator of systemic acquired resistance SNI1 isoform X2, with product MTRGKLELKSRLKRKETFFLKRIEKESRTNKLRRSGYIQNYIDVYALCICVCVCLENCMDREEYLAALVDCAMREAIFQILKEETSLELIMGSYELLNELDKRFPRVCLPKMEEPASCLAPTTLRESAVVEEAWCPFTLGLDRNEETNKCSSGSIDFLGFHSLIQELGEMTRQKSKALDTKILRKMLLLHYLVSVLEGDFVPRHEAFKDKISWTLLRDSLLNMLLGSRKIIYKGLVKDCLSVICDVFSDLSDQSESSSDVDSVAPLSNKLSYNCIAAFALALPELKRSTCIYLKKLLRMMMDLDASRNVAHVQGLTTRADGVRSPASEIILDELAYNSDMLSSFFQVFDEPWWKLKTITQYFQKYIPKTSVHTRRSNVPVNGSSFEGVLKCFSNSSSTKNIIKKIGADVAQLLIGHAFLAYLSVSMESSAENDDFEEILKGSSLTEICKHIIAAFTSIRKEDKNTEILNFGKEAVFTAATILSTKS from the exons ATGACACGTGGAAAGTTGGAATTAAAGAGTcgactaaaaaggaaagaaacgTTTTTTTTGAAACGGATTGAAAAGGAAAGCAGGACAAATAAACTGAGACGGAGTGGGTATATACAGAACTATATAGATGTATACGCACTCtgcatatgtgtgtgtgtgtgtttggagAATTGTATGGACAGAGAAGAATACCTAGCTGCTTTGGTTGATTG CGCGATGCGTGAAGCGATTTTCCAAATTTTGAAGGAAGAAACTTCACTTGAGCTAATAATGGGAAGTTATGAACTTCTAAATGAGTTGGATAAG CGCTTTCCTAGGGTGTGCTTGCCCAAAATGGAGGAGCCAGCATCATGTCTAGCACCAACCACTCTCCGTGAATCTGCTGTAGTTGAAGAG GCCTGGTGTCCATTTACTCTTGGGTTGGATAGGAACGAGGAAACAAATAAATGTTCAAGTGGATCAATTGATTTCTTG GGCTTTCATTCGCTAATACAAGAACTTGGGGAAATGACCAGACAGAAGTCCAAAGCATTAGACACAAAG ATATTAAGGAAGATGTTACTACTACACTATCTTGTCAGTGTGCTTGAAGGAGATTTTGTGCCTCGTCACGAAGCATTCAAAG ATAAGATAAGTTGGACCCTTTTACGGGATTCGTTGCTCAACATGCTTCTG GGCTCaagaaaaatcatatataaagGCTTGGTTAAGGACTGCCTGTCGGTTATATGTGATGTGTTCTCTGACTTATCTGATCAATCCGAGTCCTCCTCTGATGTGGATTCAGTGGCACCTCTTTCAAACAAGCTATCATATAATTGCATTGCTGCTTTTGCACTAGCATTACCTGAACTTAAACGATCTACTTGTATCTATCTGAAGAAGCTCCTGAGAATG ATGATGGATCTGGACGCATCACGGAACGTGGCACATGTTCAAGGCCTTACCACCAGAGCTGATGGCGTGAG ATCACCTGCTTCAGAGATCATTTTGGATGAACTTGCTTACAATTCTGATATGCTCTCCTCATTTTTTCAG GTCTTTGATGAACCTTGGTGGAAGCTGAAAACGATCACGCAGTATTTTCAGAAGTACATTCCTAAG ACTTCTGTTCATACAAGGAGATCCAATGTTCCTGTGAATGGTTCCTCATTTGAAGGTGTTCTAAAGTGCTTCTCGAACAGCAGCAGCaccaaaaatatcattaaaaaaattgGAGCGGATGTTGCTCAGCTGCTTATAGGACATGCCTTTTTG gcttacttgtcagTATCGATGGAATCTTCTGctgaaaatgatgattttgaagaGATATTGAAAGGAAGCTCTCTCACAGAAATCTGCAAGCACATAATAGCTGCTTTTACTTCTATCAGAAAAGAAGACAA GAACAccgaaattttaaattttggtaaagaAGCGGTGTTTACGGCAGCAACCATTCTCTCAACTAAGTCATAG
- the LOC107859321 gene encoding negative regulator of systemic acquired resistance SNI1 isoform X1, whose protein sequence is MKMVKRKRGGGGGGGGGGRRNNGGIEENTMAILDTSGFNRDSHHRHDDSLAFLEAVRSASLLPDNGVPPTNAMREAIFQILKEETSLELIMGSYELLNELDKRFPRVCLPKMEEPASCLAPTTLRESAVVEEAWCPFTLGLDRNEETNKCSSGSIDFLGFHSLIQELGEMTRQKSKALDTKILRKMLLLHYLVSVLEGDFVPRHEAFKDKISWTLLRDSLLNMLLGSRKIIYKGLVKDCLSVICDVFSDLSDQSESSSDVDSVAPLSNKLSYNCIAAFALALPELKRSTCIYLKKLLRMMMDLDASRNVAHVQGLTTRADGVRSPASEIILDELAYNSDMLSSFFQVFDEPWWKLKTITQYFQKYIPKTSVHTRRSNVPVNGSSFEGVLKCFSNSSSTKNIIKKIGADVAQLLIGHAFLAYLSVSMESSAENDDFEEILKGSSLTEICKHIIAAFTSIRKEDKNTEILNFGKEAVFTAATILSTKS, encoded by the exons ATGAAAATGGTAAAGCGAAagagaggaggaggaggaggaggaggaggaggtggAAGAAGGAACAATGGAGGAATTGAAGAGAATACAATGGCGATTCTAGATACTTCTGGTTTCAACAGAGACTCTCACCATCGCCATGACGATA GTCTTGCTTTTCTGGAAGCTGTTCGTTCTGCTTCGTTACTACCAGATAACGGAGTACCGCCTACTAA CGCGATGCGTGAAGCGATTTTCCAAATTTTGAAGGAAGAAACTTCACTTGAGCTAATAATGGGAAGTTATGAACTTCTAAATGAGTTGGATAAG CGCTTTCCTAGGGTGTGCTTGCCCAAAATGGAGGAGCCAGCATCATGTCTAGCACCAACCACTCTCCGTGAATCTGCTGTAGTTGAAGAG GCCTGGTGTCCATTTACTCTTGGGTTGGATAGGAACGAGGAAACAAATAAATGTTCAAGTGGATCAATTGATTTCTTG GGCTTTCATTCGCTAATACAAGAACTTGGGGAAATGACCAGACAGAAGTCCAAAGCATTAGACACAAAG ATATTAAGGAAGATGTTACTACTACACTATCTTGTCAGTGTGCTTGAAGGAGATTTTGTGCCTCGTCACGAAGCATTCAAAG ATAAGATAAGTTGGACCCTTTTACGGGATTCGTTGCTCAACATGCTTCTG GGCTCaagaaaaatcatatataaagGCTTGGTTAAGGACTGCCTGTCGGTTATATGTGATGTGTTCTCTGACTTATCTGATCAATCCGAGTCCTCCTCTGATGTGGATTCAGTGGCACCTCTTTCAAACAAGCTATCATATAATTGCATTGCTGCTTTTGCACTAGCATTACCTGAACTTAAACGATCTACTTGTATCTATCTGAAGAAGCTCCTGAGAATG ATGATGGATCTGGACGCATCACGGAACGTGGCACATGTTCAAGGCCTTACCACCAGAGCTGATGGCGTGAG ATCACCTGCTTCAGAGATCATTTTGGATGAACTTGCTTACAATTCTGATATGCTCTCCTCATTTTTTCAG GTCTTTGATGAACCTTGGTGGAAGCTGAAAACGATCACGCAGTATTTTCAGAAGTACATTCCTAAG ACTTCTGTTCATACAAGGAGATCCAATGTTCCTGTGAATGGTTCCTCATTTGAAGGTGTTCTAAAGTGCTTCTCGAACAGCAGCAGCaccaaaaatatcattaaaaaaattgGAGCGGATGTTGCTCAGCTGCTTATAGGACATGCCTTTTTG gcttacttgtcagTATCGATGGAATCTTCTGctgaaaatgatgattttgaagaGATATTGAAAGGAAGCTCTCTCACAGAAATCTGCAAGCACATAATAGCTGCTTTTACTTCTATCAGAAAAGAAGACAA GAACAccgaaattttaaattttggtaaagaAGCGGTGTTTACGGCAGCAACCATTCTCTCAACTAAGTCATAG
- the LOC107859320 gene encoding GDSL esterase/lipase At5g45950 gives MKMLMMRLHILLLSLALVAFHDHNNAAVEGIAVAELRKLAAKNNVTCLLVFGDSSVDPGNNNHLSTTNKANYLPYGMDLSNSQPTGRFSNGKLATDFVAEALGYVNMTRGFLDPQINKVDMLHGISFASAGSGYDDLTANLSNAMSLAKQREYLRHYEIHLTQMVGVEKARETMKDALYIISMGTNDFLQNYFVELVRSKQYTVEQYQDFLIRSLVTHVKIIHGIGAKRLAVVGVPPLGCEPLVRTIRDEETKCDDDLNKVAFSFNLKVKRALQAFNRLFGMKVSFIDIYSVILEAVQNPHKFGFTETSKGCCGTGTVEYGESCKGLKTCSDRTKFVYWDAVHPSEKMHKIMANEALKAINVDLFD, from the exons atgaaaatgctgATGATGAGGCTGCACATTCTCCTATTATCTCTGGCTCTTGTTGCATTTCATGATCACAATAATGCTGCAGTAGAAGGCATTGCAGTAGCTGAACTGAGGAAATTGGCAGCCAAGAACAATGTGACATGTTTGTTGGTGTTTGGAGATTCAAGTGTAGATCCTGGAAATAATAACCATCTTTCTACTACAAATAAGGCCAATTACTTGCCTTATGGGATGGACCTTTCTAATTCTCAACCTACTGGCAGGTTCTCTAATGGCAAACTTGCCACTGACTTCGTTG CTGAGGCACTTGGTTATGTAAACATGACCAGAGGGTTTCTAGACCCACAAATAAACAAAGTGGATATGCTACACGGCATTAGTTTTGCTTCAGCTGGCTCTGGTTATGATGATCTCACTGCCAATTTATCA AATGCAATGTCACTAGCCAAGCAAAGGGAGTATCTGAGGCACTATGAAATCCACTTGACACAAATGGTGGGAGTTGAGAAAGCAAGAGAGACTATGAAAGATGCATTGTACATAATAAGTATGGGCACAAATGACTTCCTACAAAATTACTTTGTGGAACTTGTTCGTTCTAAGCAATACACTGTGGAACAGTACCAGGACTTTTTGATACGTTCCTTGGTTACTCACGTCAAG ataattCATGGTATTGGAGCAAAAAGATTAGCAGTGGTGGGAGTTCCTCCTCTTGGGTGTGAACCACTTGTGAGAACCATTCGAGATGAGGAAACCAAGTGCGATGATGATTTGAACAAAGTTGCTTTCTCTTTCAATCTCAAAGTCAAGAGAGCATTGCAAGCCTTTAATAGATTATTTGGGATGAAAGTTTCCTTCATTGATATATATAGCGTCATTCTAGAAGCTGTCCAAAATCCCCATAAATTCG GTTTTACGGAGACAAGTAAGGGGTGCTGTGGGACAGGAACCGTAGAGTATGGAGAGAGTTGCAAAGGGTTGAAAACTTGTAGTGATAGAACAAAGTTTGTGTACTGGGACGCTGTTCATCCTTCTGAGAAAATGCATAAGATCATGGCTAATGAAGCTCTTAAAGCTATTAATGTTGATTTATTCgactaa